Proteins from a single region of Plasmodium brasilianum strain Bolivian I chromosome 13, whole genome shotgun sequence:
- a CDS encoding U6 snRNA-associated Sm-like protein LSm7, whose amino-acid sequence MSVLPKARGQNKDNKFMTDIKKFMNQKIRVKFDGGREVVGNLIGHDAIFNLVLDKTQEYIRDPNDSFVITEKTRNIGLIVARGTSVALITPVDGTQEISNPFISEKD is encoded by the exons ATGTCAGTATTACCTAAAGCTCGAGgacaaaataaagataacAAATTTATGACAGACATTAAGAAATTTATGAACCAGAAGATTCGGGTGAAATTCGATGGAGGCAGAGAAG tTGTTGGAAATTTAATTGGTCATGACGCTATTTTCAATTTAGTTTTAGATAAAACACAAGAATATATAAGAG aCCCAAACGACAGCTTTGTTATAACAGAAAAAACCAGAAATATTGGTTTAATTGTAGCAAGGGGAACAtcg GTTGCCCTGATTACACCAGTTGATGGTACACAAGAAATATCGAATCCTTTTATATCAGAAAAAgattga
- a CDS encoding ATP synthase mitochondrial F1 complex assembly factor 1, translating to MLQCSGNKRFYFSLPCSRELKNVVKLKLFEKEDKNRIINIWKEKYKNEKYVIADYINIQKYELIKKNCKNNSHFIIPSKKQNGYINFYSQFIDYKLVFVTPLEDYNKYRSNSMPYITLNFFDELKNKEIILTKLNIINNTITKDQAKKIFNYIQFFYADFNNFQYVYKFNNDSRNFNYKAFFNKFQNMF from the coding sequence atgCTGCAGTGTAGTGGTAACAaaagattttatttttcactaCCATGCTCGAGGGAACTGAAAAATGtggtaaaattaaaattattcgaaaaagaagataaaaatagaataataaacatatggaaggagaagtataaaaatgaaaaatatgttattgctgattatataaatatacaaaaatatgaattaataaaaaaaaattgcaaaaataattctcattttattattccatctaaaaaacaaaatggtTACATAAACTTCTATTCTCAATTTATTGATTATAAGTTAGTATTTGTAACACCACTTGaagattataataaatacaggTCTAATTCAATGCCGTATATTacgttaaatttttttgacgaattaaaaaataaagaaattattttaacaaaattaaatattataaataatactataaCAAAAGATCAAgccaaaaaaatttttaattacattcAATTCTTTTATGCTGACTTTAACAATTTTCAGTATGTGTACAAATTTAATAATGACAGCAggaattttaattataaagcattttttaacaaattccaaaatatgttttaa
- a CDS encoding 50S ribosomal protein L1, which produces MTNKNGLRAIIEILFIIYITTCSYVSESYIIKDSYCYHIAKIINLNCNYRRNLLKNKQISYTKVHNLSSPTITPPNNAKNYDTLENVKLKKKDKKILKKYKDFLDILPKKSVEYGIMDAIEKIKTLAVHKFVESIDIYLSFNQKKSKMTKNDNIKTFITFPHNLKKKREKKIYVVTNRNLYKTATDAGADVVGEDDLVNKIKEKEIKLKKKNNNFLLCTNDVIHKLTRVGKEVGRKGLMPNEKSGTLVSEFLLAKHIKLFKFENTYIFKLNKLNTLNLNVGDVYMSSDEIKENICYLFEYLDNLEFFHFNSKNLKTIYLSATMGFPFKIKKNFL; this is translated from the exons atgactAATAAAAATGGATTAAGGGCAATTATAGAaattcttttcattatttatataactacATGTAGTTATGTGAGTGagtcatatataataaaagattcGTATTGTTACCATATAGCTAAGATAATTAACTTAAATTGTAACTATAGAAGAAATCTACTTAAGAACAAACAAATATCATACACAAAGGTACACAACTTATCTTCACCTACGATTACACCTCCAAATAACGCTAAAAACTATGATACACttgaaaatgtaaaactaaaaaaaaaagataaaaaaatattaaaaaagtacaaagattttttagatattttaccaaaaaaaagCGTCGAATATGGAATTATGGATGcgatagaaaaaataaaaacctTAGCTGTTCATAAATTTGTGGAAAGTAttgatatttatttatcttttaatcaaaaaaagtcgaaaatgacaaaaaatgataatataaaaactttTATAACATTCCCccacaatttaaaaaaaaagagggaaaaaaaaatttacgtaGTAACTAATAGAAACCTTTATAAGACAGCAACTGATGCAG GAGCTGATGTTGTAGGGGAAGATGACTTggtgaacaaaataaaggagaaggaaataaaattaaaaaaaaaaaataataattttttattatgcacAAATGATGTAATACATAAACTAACTCGTGTTGGTAAGGAAGTTGGAAGAAAGGGATTGATGCCTAATGAAAAATCAGGTACATTAGTTAGTGAATTTTTATTAGCAAAAcatataaaactttttaaatttgagaatacatatatatttaagctaaataaattgaatacattaaatttaaatgttgGGGATGTTTATATGTCTAGTGacgaaataaaagaaaacatcTGTTATTTGTTTGAATATCTTGATAACCTagaattttttcattttaattcaaaaaatttgaaaaccATTTATTTAAGTGCTACCATGGGATTCCCATtcaagataaaaaaaaatttcttgtAA
- a CDS encoding porphobilinogen deaminase produces METDIDQKDHHIKDGSVLHKRYKLDKELSKSFEQNDRKYNEELCKFSFLHENTIKAKKCNFENTKEYLWIIMKDEAKKKSEKKYYKCVSRNNIKFICVVRKYMKFFFHLKKRSYQFSSLNSCANSISSISSMSSFNNASLLNSRNSLRNINSMSGMNNLKSVNNLSSMNNLSSMNNLRSMNNMSSMNNLSGMNNLSSMNILSSINNLNSVNNLSIMKNQSSMNNLNSVNTPINMNNLSSVNFASDVKADTKLIDCVKKSKEYYGENYYRLKYSGDRSLHRKFLQFFLNKTSCFINIFKSFNEKKDNMNTIENILFIKNENYEEAFLNIFYSSYERRWRILFIGEHAQEKKKPTHHLTKYFSIDNTMPTSPIEDILSNLKLLLDHVKKLEEYTCEKQMILITKMREKIKKCENILRTQNLNEVQIYKYRKFERVYNMWCLDKLDSNCDKNEECKSFLSQHINKKSFNSFSNIHSLLSSKFQEYHNDSYDWNADIQIVYKQNVFISIGYKLLYPLGILEPNFDKEKLKKFLFKIYSLYNDVPYHNSLHAAQVAHFSKSMLFLLDINHKISAVDELCLHVASLCHDVGHPGLNNYFLINSENNLALTYNDNSVLENYHCSLVFKSLKEKNFNIFEKYPYNIFITCKKNIIRAILSTDMKNHFEYISNFRTSKDFIDYDNLTNDQIWQIFCLILKAADIGHSTLEWNKHYEWTMKINEEFYLQGLLETSLNMPKSFLCDITTIDKLATSQIGFLKHLCVPLFNELNYISKNKDIYNHCISSIENNIEQWEKNKNNQQNLGLQEKYKNEDLIDRTKLLKHVHIDSNCFVNVYYSGHIKNRVLNVNKYLCPEKNCRYYCRKNCENNWGKKLFLVQKSKEIIIGTRDSPLAIKQSEKVKIKLLTYFKKIKKNVKVILKTIKTTGDQILDKNVGLFGGKGIFTKELDEQLIKNNVHMCVHSLKDVPLVLPEHIHLSCFLKRDTINDVFLSMKYKSLSDMNKSNATTVEIKSDDNDNDRDKIEEPEQQKRSSVYKNEQKNSSCTVATSSLRRRSQIKNIYKNVKIENIRGNINTRITKLFNGQYDSIVIALCGLERLLTKEIIQDIIKNKKSSIPSKQHIISYNNTDIDLSLFSIQKISTKIIYPALCQGIIAVTSNDENSEITHILKSINDKKSEIMANIERAFLYQTEGNCMMPIGGFTKIVRNKIFFNAIINDIHGHEKYKVKEIGHASNYNDIAIRAARNIKQKMGIEKFRKIKEEAAVFYTE; encoded by the exons atggaAACAGATATAGACCAAAAAG ATCATCACATAAAAGATGGAAGCGTCTTacataaaagatataaattagATAAGGAGTTGAGCAAATCGTTTGAACAAAACGATAGGaaatataatgaagaattgtgcaaattttcatttttacatgAAAATACTATTAAAGCTAAAAAATGTAACTTTGAGAACacaaaagaatatttatgGATAATTATGAAGGATGAGGCAAAGAAGAAATCAGAAAAGAAATACTATAAGTGTGTAAGTAGGAAcaacataaaatttatatgtgttgtaagaaaatacatgaaatttttttttcatttaaaaaaaaggagctACCAATTCAGTTCATTAAATTCGTGCGCAAATAGTATCAGTAGTATAAGCAGCATGTCTAGCTTTAATAATGCAAGCTTATTGAACAGCAGAAATAGCTTGAGGAATATAAATAGTATGAGTGGCATGAATAACCTGAAGAGCGTGAACAATCTGAGCAGTATGAACAATCTGAGCAGTATGAACAATCTAAGGAGTATGAATAATATGAGCAGTATGAATAATCTGAGCGGTATGAACAATCTGAGTAGTATGAACATTCTGAGTAGTATAAATAACCTGAACAGTGTAAACAATCTTAGCATCATGAAGAACCAGAGCAGTATGAACAACTTAAACAGTGTGAACACTCCAATCAATATGAACAATCTGAGTAGTGTAAATTTTGCTAGTGACGTAAAAGCCGATACTAAACTTATTGATTGCGTAAAAAAATCGAAAGAATATTATGGTGAAAATTACTACAGATTAAAATATTCTGGAGACAGATCATTGCATCGAAAGTTCTTACAGTTCTTTCTAAACAAGACAAgttgttttataaatatatttaagtcctttaatgaaaaaaaagataatatgaATACAATAGAAAAcatcttatttattaaaaatgagaatTATGAAGAGGCCTtcttaaacatattttactCTTC cTATGAACGAAGATGgagaattttatttataggCGAACATgcacaagaaaaaaagaagcctACTCATCATTTAacgaaatatttttctatagaTAATACAATGCCTACTTCACCAATTGAAGACATTTTAAGCAActtgaaattattattagatCATGTTAAAAAGCTTGAAGAATACACATGCGAAAAACAAATGATActaataacaaaaatgagagaaaaaataaaaaaatgcgaAAATATACTAAGAAcacaaaatttaaatgaagttcaaatatataaatatagaaaatttgAAAGAGTATATAATATGTGGTGCTTAGATAAATTAGACAGTAATTGcgataaaaatgaagaatgtAAATCCTTCTTATCTcaacatataaataagaaatcATTTAATTCCTTTTCTAACATTCATTCTTTATTATCATCCAAGTTTCAAGAGTATCACAATGATTCCTATGATTGGAATGCAGATATACAAATTGTTTACAAACAAAATGTGTTTATATCAATTGGCTATAAACTGTTATATCCTCTAGGTATACTAGAGCCAAATTTTGACAaagagaaattaaaaaagtttctttttaaaatttattcccTCTATAATGATGTCCCTTACCACAACAGTTTGCACGCTGCACAG GTAGCACACTTCAGCAAGAGTATGCTCTTTCTCCTGGACATTAATCACAAAATTTCTGCAGTGGACGAGTTATGTTTGCATGTAGCTTCTCTATGTCATGATGTAGGACACCCAGGTCttaacaattattttttaataaattcagaaaataatttagcACTAACTTATAATGACAATAGCGTACTAGAAAATTATCACTGTTCACTGGtttttaaaagtttaaaagagaaaaatttcaatattttcGAAAAATACccttataatatttttattacttgcaaaaaaaatatcataagaGCAATTTTATCAACTGATATGAAAAATCATTTCGAATACATTTCCAACTTTAGAACATCAAAAGATTTCATAGATTATGACAACTTAACGAATGATCAAATATGGCAAATATTTTGTCTCATTTTAAAGGCAGCAGATATTGGTCATTCAACTCTTGAGTGGAACAAACATTATGAATGgacaatgaaaataaatgaagaattttatttacagGGATTACTAGAAACATCCTTAAATATGCCAAAAAGTTTTTTATGTGATATAACTACCATCGATAAATTAGCTACTTCTCAAATTggatttttaaaacatttatgtGTTCCCTTATTTAATgagttaaattatatttcaaaaaataaagatatttaTAATCACTGCATTTCTTctattgaaaataatatagaacagtgggagaaaaataaaaataaccaACAAAATCTCGGATTACaggaaaaatacaaaaatgagGACTTAATTGACAGAACAAAGCTACTGAA ACATGTTCATATAGACTCAAATTGCTTTGTTAATGTTTATTATTCAGGacacataaaaaataggGTGTTAAACGtgaacaaatatttatgcCCAGAAAAGAATTGCAGATATTATTGCAGAAAAAACTGCGAAAACAATtggggaaaaaaattattccttGTTCAGAAAAGcaaggaaataataataggtACTAGAGATTCTCCATTAGCAATAAAACAGTCcgaaaaagtgaaaataaaacttttaacgtattttaagaaaattaaaaaaaatgtaaaagttattttaaaaacaataaaaacaaCAGGTGATCAAATATTAGACAAAAATGTTGGCTTATTTGGTGGAAAAGGAATATTCACAAAGGAATTAGATGAgcagttaataaaaaataatgtacatatgtgtgtgcATTCTTTAAAAGATGTTCCTTTAGTACTACCTGAACATATTCACTTGTCAtgctttttaaaaagagaTACAATTAATGATGTCTTTTTAtcaatgaaatataaaagtttaaGTGATATGAATAAATCAAATGCTACAACGGTAGAAATAAAAAGCGacgataatgataatgatcgTGATAAAATAGAAGAACCAGAACAACAGAAAAGAAGTAGTGTGTACAAAAATGAGCAGAAAAATTCCTCATGTACTGTTGCAACTTCGTCACTGAGAAGAAGAAgccaaataaaaaatatatataaaaatgtaaaaatagagaatataagaggaaatattaatacaagAATAACAAAATTGTTTAATGGTCAATATGATTCTATAGTAATTGCATTGTGTGGCTTGGAAAGATTATTAACAAAGGAAATAATTCaagatattataaaaaataagaaaagtaGCATACCTAGTAAACAGCACATAATTAGCTATAATAACACGGATATTGATTTAAGTCTTTTTagtattcaaaaaataagtacaaaaattatttacccTGCTTTATGCCAAGGTATTATAGCAGTTACATCAAACGATGAAAATTCAGAAATTACACACATTTTAAAGagtataaatgataaaaaatcgGAAATTATGGCGAACATAGAAAGAgcatttttatatcaaaCTGAAGGGAATTGTATGATGCCTATTGGTGGGTTTACAAAAATtgtaagaaataaaattttttttaatgcaaTTATTAATGATATTCATGGAcacgaaaaatataaagtcaAAGAAATTGGACATGCATCCAATTATAACGATATTGCAATAAGAGCAGCAAGGAATATAAAACAGAAAATGGGTATTGAAAAAttcagaaaaataaaagaagaagcaGCTGTGTTTTACACAGAATaa
- a CDS encoding cytosolic iron-sulfur protein assembly protein 1: MTIELVVNLENHKRRIWSICWSPDGNFLASVGADKYITIWYKKNNDKIKKSNNSNKIIKKLNIMGEKTLIKCNLEFEIYDIIETNHEKSLRHIEFSKDGSFFVVASFDSKCSIYKKNKNDKWTFYRSLEGHEKEVKCASIHPTNKYIVTCGRDKSIWVHAKADNRKNKNMTTDICSTSNSIDENNNFFTANDTVDNSLTSNGAIDNPLTFSCVADNSLMPIGTNVNAPIANDPINTTDMLRDDENNFDFNFDAYLTAHTEDIKFVSWCPLSENTFISLSYDNSLKIWNKKADEWNCIQTLNEHTSVVWCVAFNFDGSEFATCSDDKSIRVWRSEKKNMYNKQKYPFLYQQIVKNVRKNSNHSSFSFEIDKTNTKGSDIDTFNKKTNNKINNNKKNIKVKGSNESSILKRTTNLLNKLKEHTLKKENDSNNSNDANGTNDINGTIDINGTIDINGTIDINGTNNFHNFLIIGYSENGKDIQTVLKVFVKYKFVPLYFDYGFFKFVYKYSQIENGQNDKSQKCNDTQKGNSKGDEPNEANDDDTISKVSKNAVTKHNEENKNIKDEINRNDKDIINASNYYKLTKITHLENTNKQNITDTYEKQGSQEMLSQIDSSSSIIENIYEKEENLKNINFDDWKIKHVLEGYHKRSISYLDWNAYEDLIAASSFDNSLKIFQKNNDNWNLIENIENAHLSDVNCVVWCPQKFQDYFLLATAGDDCVINIWKYTKR; this comes from the coding sequence atgaCGATCGAGTTGGTCGTAAATCTGGAAAATCATAAAAGGAGGATATGGAGTATTTGCTGGAGCCCTGATGGTAATTTTCTGGCTTCGGTAGGAGCGGATAAGTATATAACTATATggtataaaaagaataatgataaaataaaaaaatcaaataatagtaataaaattattaaaaaattgaatataatGGGGGAAAAGACTCTAATAAAATGTAACTTAGAGTTTGagatatatgatataatagAAACGAATCATGAAAAGTCATTGAGACACATTGAGTTTTCTAAGGATGGAagtttttttgttgttgctTCTTTTGATTCAAAATGTTCAATTTacaagaaaaacaaaaatgataaatggACATTTTACAGATCGTTAGAAGGGCATGAAAAGGAAGTAAAATGTGCTTCAATTCATccaacaaataaatatatagtaacTTGTGGAAGGGATAAAAGTATATGGGTACATGCAAAAGCAGATAaccgaaaaaataaaaatatgacaaCAGATATTTGTAGCACTAGTAATAGTATTGATGAGaataataacttttttacaGCTAACGATACAGTGGATAATTCATTAACATCCAACGGTGCAATTGATAATCCTCTGACGTTCAGCTGTGTAGCTGATAATTCTCTAATGCCCATCGGTACAAATGTTAATGCACCCATTGCTAACGACCCTATTAATACCACGGACATGCTACGCGATGATGAAAACAATTTTGATTTTAATTTCGATGCATATCTAACTGCTCATACAGAAGACATTAAGTTCGTTTCCTGGTGTCCATTGAgtgaaaatacatttatatccCTTTCATATGATAATTCCCTAAAAATTTGGAATAAAAAAGCAGACGAATGGAATTGCATACAAACGTTAAACGAACATACTTCTGTTGTTTGGTGTGTTGCTTTTAATTTTGATGGATCAGAATTTGCTACATGTTCTGATGACAAATCTATTAGAGTATGGAGaagtgaaaagaaaaatatgtacaataaACAGAAATATCCTTTTCTTTATCAGCAGATAGttaaaaatgtaagaaaaaattcaaatCATAGTTCATTCAGTTTTGAAATAGACAAAACGAACACCAAAGGAAGTGATATTGATACatttaataagaaaacaaataataaaattaataacaacaaaaaaaatataaaagtaaaaggcTCGAACGAAAGCAGCATTCTCAAAAGAACAACTAACCTACTGAACAAGCTAAAAGAGCACACActcaaaaaggaaaatgattCAAATAATTCAAATGATGCAAATGGtacaaatgatataaatgGTACAATTGATATAAATGGTACAATTGATATAAATGGTACAATTGATATAAATGGTACAAATAATTTccacaattttttaattataggATATTCAGAAAATGGGAAAGATATACAAACCGTTTTAAAagtttttgttaaatataaatttgttcCTCTGTATTTTGATTATGGCTTCTTCAAATTTGTCTACAAGTACTCGCAAATAGAAAATGGTCAAAATGATAAAAGTCAAAAATGTAATGACACACAAAAGGGTAACAGCAAAGGTGATGAGCCCAATGAAGCAAACGATGATGATACCATTTCCAAAGTCTCTAAAAATGCAGTCACTAAGCATAACgaggaaaacaaaaatataaaagatgaaATAAACAGAAATGACAAAGATATAATAAACGCaagtaattattataaactaACTAAAATAACACATTTAGAGAACACTAATAAACAAAACATTACTGACACTTATGAAAAACAAGGTAGTCAGGAAATGTTATCGCAAATTGATTCTTCTTCTTcaataattgaaaatatatacgaaaaagaagagaatttaaaaaatataaattttgatgattggaaaataaaacacGTATTAGAAGGTTATCATAAAAGAAGTATTAGTTACTTAGACTGGAATGCATATGAAGATTTGATTGCAGCATCTTCTTTTgataattctttaaaaatatttcagaaAAATAATGACAATTGGAATTTGattgaaaatattgaaaatgcACATTTAAGTGATGTCAATTGTGTTGTTTGGTGCCCGCAAAAATTTCAAGATTATTTCTTACTAGCCACAGCTGGCGATGACTGcgttattaatatatggaaatataCAAAGAGGTAA
- a CDS encoding ABC transporter B family member 7: MVNYCLTVDRRVFLLRDIRNLNRYKSRSIIYVTKYNANYTNITKERNLFFINKSMSYINNFNICKNERPNSPQIFGSIKNGGNSNRSLFTGPSKWKIKLFSMNSGNGRGNSERGSSKNGSSSSGSFSSSSSESESNCSDGGNNSKSGFFNLKKSFKESFERKFSSHLEGISIKDIYRILKKERNYLALSMACLLISSLGQMLFPMCISKIINMYGGKEESLKYVMSEVYKTAFLILGISTFSFCRIYFIETSIEKITRRLRKSLFEKILNQNLSFFDKQKTGELITRLSNDIEVSSKILIHLSFGIRNFIAALIGGICALHISPSKLFNSFLLPVSTALLIGTSYGKYVKRISIYKQEKLSECIDFASEKIHNISNVRLLNGESFEKREFTKYLDEVYKAGTKYSFIKAGNHFLFFSIISLFLLHLINYGNYLIANKFINTGDLFSLIMYSLFCGSGIQGVMQSIGDLQKCIGSCSKVLQIINLPKNELNEYWLNDSIKFLRSDDYAIKFDNVSFSYDNNNNVNTVGSSTNQISNSSGSNIGISNSGSCNSDSSNSDGGLASRGENGAKKNYALKNVSFYLPHNKSVAIVGKSGSGKTTILNLLSKKNSVNSGNILIGNFPINNINSSALRSILGIITQNPFLFNISVRSNLLYPYKAHVSMLKEQIKLIEEVNNKDTYTNKKNYFSVEKNDNSKEIINDRRREIYNFLSEQMRNTQKNINNITEDQLKSMYKDFNIHDFLINYSKYDNINVGVNGSFLSGGQKQRVYLAQNLFKNNKILIFDEPTSSLDSLSEKIINEALLKHMKGKTTIIFTHRLDLLNFVDYIGVLNDGTMIQFGLRNNVLEKPCDILRQILNQNTY; this comes from the coding sequence aTGGTAAATTATTGTTTGACGGTTGATCGCCGTGTTTTCCTTTTAAGAGATATAAGAAATTTAAATAGATATAAAAGCCGAAGcataatatatgttacaaaatataatgcaaattacacaaatataacaaaagaaaggaatttattctttataaataaaagtatgagttatattaataattttaatatatgtaaaaatgagAGGCCTAATTCACCACAGATATTTGgaagtataaaaaatgggGGTAATAGTAATAGAAGTTTATTTACAGGACCTAgtaaatggaaaataaagtTGTTTAGCATGAACAGTGGAAACGGTAGAGGTAACAGTGAACGAGGAAGTAGCAAAAAtggtagtagcagtagtggTAGCTtcagcagtagtagtagtgaGAGTGAAAGTAACTGTAGCGATGGTGGGAATAATAGTAAGTCCGGGTTCTTTAACTTAAAAAAGAGTTTCAAGGAATCGTTTGAAAGAAAATTCAGCAGTCACTTGGAAGGTATATcgataaaagatatatatagaatattgAAAAAGGAGAGAAACTATTTAGCATTATCAATGGCATGTTTACTAATATCATCATTAGGTCAAATGCTTTTTCCAATGTGtataagcaaaataataaatatgtatggaGGAAAAGAAGAATCATTGAAATATGTAATGAGCGAAGTTTATAAAACtgcatttttaattttgggTATATCTACATTTAGTTTTTGtcgaatttattttattgaaacCTCAATAGAAAAAATCACTAGACGATTAAGAAAAagtttatttgaaaaaatattaaatcaaaatctttctttttttgataaGCAAAAAACAGGAGAATTAATAACTAGATTATCAAATGATATTGAAGTGTCTTCAAAGATATTGATTCATTTGTCTTTTGGTATACGAAATTTTATTGCAGCCTTAATAGGAGGTATATGTGCTTTACATATATCTCCTagcaaattatttaattcttttttactaCCTGTTTCAACTGCTTTATTAATTGGCACATCATATGGAAAATATGTGAAAAGaattagtatatataagcaAGAGAAATTAAGTGAATGTATTGATTTTGCATctgaaaaaatacataatataagtaATGTCCGATTATTGAATGGAGAatcatttgaaaaaagagaatttacaaaatatttagatGAAGTGTACAAAGCAGGaacaaaatattcttttataaaagCTGGAAatcatttcttattttttagtatcatttctctctttttattgcatttaattaattatggaaattatttaatagctaacaaatttataaatacaggtgatttattttcattaattatgtattctttattttgtgGTAGTGGAATACAAGGAGTTATGCAGTCAATTGGGGACTTACAAAAATGTATAGGATCATGTTCCAAAGTTTtgcaaattataaatttaccaAAAAATGAGCTCAATGAATACTGGCTTAACGATTCAATTAAATTCCTTAGAAGTGACGATTATGCAATTAAGTTCGATAATGTATCTTTTTCGTACGATAACAACAACAATGTTAATACAGTAGGTAGTAGTACTAATCAAATCAGTAATAGTAGTGGTAGCAACATTGGTATTAGCAATAGTGGTAGTTGTAATAGTGATAGTAGCAATAGTGATGGTGGTTTGGCTAGTAGGGGAGAAAATGGAGCgaagaaaaattatgctttaaaaaatgtttcattttatttacctCACAATAAGTCAGTTGCTATAGTTGGAAAAAGTGGCAGTGGAAAAACtacaattttaaatttgctctcaaaaaaaaattctgttAACTCgggaaatatattaataggTAATTTCCCCatcaataatattaattccTCTGCATTAAGATCTATTTTAGGAATTATTACCCAAAACCCTTTTCTATTTAATATCTCAGTGAGGTCTAATTTGCTATATCCGTACAAAGCCCATGTGTCAATGTTAAAGgaacaaattaaattaattgaaGAAGTGAATAATAAGGATACATATactaataagaaaaattattttagtgttgaaaaaaatgataattcgaaagaaataataaatgatcGTAGGAGggaaatttataattttctatcAGAGCAAATGCgaaatacacaaaaaaatataaacaatataacGGAAGATCAATTAAAAAGTATGTACAAAGATTTTAATATTCAcgattttttaattaattattctaAATATGACAATATTAATGTTGGTGTGAATGGGTCATTTCTGTCAGGTGGGCAAAAACAACGAGTATACCTTGCACAaaacttatttaaaaataataaaatattaatttttgatgAACCCACTTCTTCTTTAGATAGTTTatcagaaaaaattataaatgaagCATTACTTAAACATATGAAGGGGAAAACTACTATTATATTTACGCATAGACTAGATTTGTTAAATTTTGTTGATTACATTGGCGTGCTGAATGATGGTACTATGATACAATTTGGTTTGAGAAATAACGTGCTCGAAAAGCCCTGCGATATTTTGAGGCAGATTTTAAATCAGAACACGTActaa